Part of the Tepidibacillus fermentans genome, GATTGAGGGAGTCGGTGTTGCGAAATCAGGAAATACTGAAAAGACTCAAGAAGGCGGCGATGAAAAAAATAAACAATATGCAAAACAACAAGAGGAAGAGAAAAAATTACAAAATTTCCTAAAAGAAATCGAAAAATATATTAAGGCTAATCATCTAGAAGATGTTGTGGAACTAGAGGAAGTCCCTCGTGGGGTTCAGATCTCTATGAAAGATAAAATTCTCTTTGATTTTGGGAAAGCCGATCTAAAACCTGAGTCAAAGATGATTTTAGATAAGATTTCGAATTTATTAAAAGATCTACCCCATCCTTTAAGTATTGAAGGGCATACAGATAATCGCCCTGTTTTACCTAGTTCACCTTTTAAGTCAAATTTTGATCTTTCAACGGCGCGAGCCAATTCAGTATTAGAATACATGGTGAATCAACACCAAATTGATCCGAAACGTCTGCGTATCGTTGGCTATGGAGAATACAAACCAGTCTACAAAAATGATACAGAAGAACACCGTCAAGCAAATCGCCGAGTGGTGATAGTTGTTCTTCGACCAGAATATGATCTGAAATAGAAACCACACGCATAAAGAAAACCGAGAGAGGAATTTGCCTGTTTTCGGTTTTTTTCATTGCTTAATTTTACATTTCTTTAGACTATTTCTATAATAAGAATATCTAAGACATAAGGAGATGGGAAACATTGGTTTGGACAGCGATATCGATTTTGATTATTTCTGTTTTTGCAGGAATATTTGGCTCCCTTTTAGGGTTAGGAGGTGGGATGATCGTTATCCCAGCCTTAACTTTGTTAATGGGAGTGGATATTAAATATGCAATTACCGCGGGATTGATATCTGTGATTTCTACATCGAGTGGTTCAGCAGTTGTTTATGTCCGCGATAAAATTACGAATATTCGCGTTGGAATGTTTTTAGAATTGGCGACAACGATCGGAGCGTTAACAGGAGCGTTAGTTGCAGGCTTTTTGCAACCAAAAACTTTATATATTCTCTTTGCGCTTCAATTATTTTATTCTGCTTACTCGATGATCAAAAAAAGAAACCAGGAATTACCAGAAATTCGTTCCATACATCCAATGGCGGAAAAATTAAAATTAAAAGGAGAATATTACGACAAGGCATTAAACCAAACCGTTACATATCAAGCCAGTAGCGTGTATAGCGGTTTTGGATTGATGTATTTGGCTGGAGTAATTTCTGCATTATTAGGAATTGGTAGTGGTAGTTTTAAAGTAATTGCAATGGATCATTTTATGAATTTACCAATGAAAGTTTCAACAGCGACCAGTAATTTTATGATGGGTGTTACGGCTGCTGCCAGTGCGGGAATTTATTTATTTCGTGGGCAAATCGATCCTAAAATCGCTGGACCTGTGGCTATTGGCGTTGTAATTGGAGCAACGATTGGTACAAGAATTATGCAACGAATGCGAAGTGTCACTCTTCGGAAAATTTTTATACCCGTGTTACTTTATGTTGCCGTTGAGATGCTATTACAAGGTTTGGGGGTAAAATAAATGGATCAATCGAAACGATTAGAACAGCATGAAAATCGTCATGTTGTGATGATGGAAGTGGTTATTAGTAAATCGTTACGTTATGGTGTCACAATTAGTGCAATCACGATTCTCTTAGGACTAATTCTTTTTATCATTACAGGAAAAAGTGGTTATCCGGGTCATACATTTCCAACGACTCTAAGTGCTATTTTAACTGGACTAGTTAGCTTAAAACCATATGCAATTATCATGACCGGACTCTTACTGTTAATTCTCACTCCAGTATTTCGTGTGGGAATTTCTATAATTGTGTTTTTATTAGAAAAAGACTATCTTTATGTGATCATTACTTCTTTAGTGTTTGCGATTTTAATTACAAGTTTGCTACTTGGGAAAGTGACACATTGAAAAATAGTTTCATCATCTGAGTTTTGCTTCAAGTGTAATCACACTAGATTTATCCAACTTTTTGCGTAAATTTGTTTGGAATTTATGTGGAAAAGGGAGTGGATAAATATGGGCTTATTACATGATGAAGTAATCTTTTT contains:
- a CDS encoding DUF1634 domain-containing protein, with the protein product MMEVVISKSLRYGVTISAITILLGLILFIITGKSGYPGHTFPTTLSAILTGLVSLKPYAIIMTGLLLLILTPVFRVGISIIVFLLEKDYLYVIITSLVFAILITSLLLGKVTH
- a CDS encoding sulfite exporter TauE/SafE family protein, whose product is MVWTAISILIISVFAGIFGSLLGLGGGMIVIPALTLLMGVDIKYAITAGLISVISTSSGSAVVYVRDKITNIRVGMFLELATTIGALTGALVAGFLQPKTLYILFALQLFYSAYSMIKKRNQELPEIRSIHPMAEKLKLKGEYYDKALNQTVTYQASSVYSGFGLMYLAGVISALLGIGSGSFKVIAMDHFMNLPMKVSTATSNFMMGVTAAASAGIYLFRGQIDPKIAGPVAIGVVIGATIGTRIMQRMRSVTLRKIFIPVLLYVAVEMLLQGLGVK
- a CDS encoding OmpA/MotB family protein, with the protein product MNRRKKKAESHENHERWLITYSDLITLLMIFFVVMYSMSKLEVAKFEQIKVSLMDALSTNDSMIEGVGVAKSGNTEKTQEGGDEKNKQYAKQQEEEKKLQNFLKEIEKYIKANHLEDVVELEEVPRGVQISMKDKILFDFGKADLKPESKMILDKISNLLKDLPHPLSIEGHTDNRPVLPSSPFKSNFDLSTARANSVLEYMVNQHQIDPKRLRIVGYGEYKPVYKNDTEEHRQANRRVVIVVLRPEYDLK